In Pecten maximus chromosome 10, xPecMax1.1, whole genome shotgun sequence, one genomic interval encodes:
- the LOC117335844 gene encoding uncharacterized protein KIAA0930 homolog, whose amino-acid sequence MADDQDEGDKLQMKTSSSIQQMLTSIIQERCKDVVKFTSDGEFELVPSTVNDFWTSLFTKYFLSGSVSTDDTRDDMLFYVRKTPNPKGKFYIKTEIEVYRRASKNVPSLEDKTINWEETVYLNIILHQFEYTVTCAVCTRTSESNLQILKKFSQRVYPSPSRRRMDSKGTEEEMTYPNIFFTVDNFEEAFGDIIVRDSEMVCVELTAADRRGTLQGVIFLGSIRYEALKKVYDARASLTSKMVQTMSLGWIKNHKRVEFVRMRGPQSKGHAEVAVSRVEGSGPETPDLENFPVEDFDGQESDQQQQNQYTQRRMSDPSSSLGSLVRGGIRRMSMKKSRSETERVDHTLDVDGCHEVEAGTIQEELKNKEQYDGFLGKSFGQAWHIFKERKRANSVALNSYLTYITLPWHRIVADVLDNRQKPALLF is encoded by the exons ATGGCAGACGATCAGGATGAAGGAGATAAACTGCAGATGAAAACAAGTAGTTCTATTCAGCAGATGCTGACTTCCATCATTCAGGAACGATGTAAAGACGTTGTCAAGTTCACATCAGACGGAG AGTTTGAGTTAGTTCCCAGCACGGTGAATGATTTCTGGACCAGTCTATTCACAAAATACTTCCTCAGTGGCTCAGTATCAACAGATGACACCCGAGATGACATGTTGTTTTATGTCAGAAAGACTCCAAACCCAAAGGGGAAGTTTTACATAAAG ACAGAGATCGAAGTGTATCGGAGAGCCTCTAAGAATGTTCCGTCCCTTGAGGACAAAACCATAAACTGGGAAGAAACTGTATACCTCAATATAATCCTACACCAG ttTGAGTACACTGTGACATGTGCAGTCTGTACAAGAACGAGTGAAAGTAATCTTCAGATCCTGAAAAAATTTTCACag AGAGTTTATCCGTCCCCAAGTAGACGAAGAATGGACAGCAAAGGTACTGAGGAAGAAATGACATACCCTAATATATTCTTCACCGTGGACAATTTTGAAGAG GCGTTTGGAGACATCATTGTACGAGACAGTGAGATGGTATGTGTTGAGCTCACAGCAGCTGACAGAAGGGGCACTCTTCAAGGAGTTATCTTTCTTGGTTCAATACGATATGAAGCCCTGAAAAAGGTGTACGATGCTCGA GCGAGCTTGACATCAAAGATGGTACAGACCATGTCTTTGGGATGGATCAAAAACCATAAACGTGTGGAGTTTGTGAGGATGCGGGGGCCACAGAGTAAAGGCCATGCTGAGGTGGCAGTCAGTCGGGTGGAAGGCTCAGGACCAGAAACGCCAGATTTGGAGAATTTTCCTGTAGAGGACTTTGATGGTCAAGAAAGTGACCAACAACAG CAAAACCAGTACACCCAGCGGAGAATGAGTGATCCCAGCTCCTCGCTCGGCTCACTGGTGCGTGGCGGGATTCGAAGGATGAGCATGAAGAAGTCACGGTCAGAGACGGAGAGAGTTGACCATACACTGgatgtggacgggtgtcatgaGGTCGAGGCTGGCACCATTCAGGAAG AACTAAAAAACAAAGAGCAATATGATGGATTTCTCGGGAAAAGTTTTGGACAAGCCTGGCACATATTTAAGGAAAGAAAAAGAGCAAACAGTGTGGCTCTCAACTCTTACCTAACTTACATTACACTACCATGGCACCGGATAGTCGCAG ATGTTTTGGATAATCGTCAAAAGCCTGCCTTGCTTTTCTGA